gttttAATGAATTTTAACTGGCTACACTAcaaattccaaatgacctggctttacctgtccaattcaaccaggtgatcattcaaccaggcagtgaccaattggacaggtaaaatcagGGCATTtgtaatatgtggcactggattgtaaactaatgaatccaggtcgGATTTGTACCAAATCTTGTGGGCTGACAGTCCAAAATCTttgtttgggtggagtacataggatggcgtcgccaggctagacaGTCCTCCATTTGGCGGGATTTGGATGCCTCAAGTGGTCAACATGACAGCTAGTTTTGCTGTGCCGTTGTTACTTTGTGCTTGTGCACACATTATCAGCTTGTTAATTTCCACTTATATATAGGGTttgttgtgcctttatttgacaggacagttgaggatAGACAGCAAGTGGTTGGAAGAGGTAGAGATGGGTAGGGGCCAGGAAATGGCCAAtgctggactcgaacccgggtccccatgggcctGTAGCCCGCATGTGGCATGGGTGCATTTGCGTGCTACGCCACAGTTCTCCCTCATCCTCTTTTTTAGGTGCTTTGGCTAAAATCATGTTTGAAGGATGAGGTAttaagttgaaggagaggattgtgcacatcccaggagaaggtgcaggacgaaggccaactgtagttttcaaagtgagaagtccgcacacttaaaatcctttttgttgtctttaatTATCTCatggccatgaaataataaaagacaacaaaaaggattttaagtgtgtggacttctcactTCGAAAACTACTGAAGGATGAGGTATTAAAACATCCTGTTCTTCTGTAGATGTGAAAGGAggcccgggtgtgtgtgtgtccgtgcatgtgtctgtgtgagggaggTTCGAATTGGGATAGTTCATAAAGATTAGACGTTCTGATACTCATCAGAGCTGTGAAGTGCAGAAAGAGTATGTCCTGTGATTAACCAGCTGAGGTAAAGTGTTGAAGTTTCTGAACTGTCTTTAACTCGAAATCTGTGGCGGCATCACAAGTGTTTTAGTTGTTGCCAAGTGTCCCCTGTATGAATGCAACAGTAGAGCAAGGGCGCCAGACATTTTAAAGTGAtggtgcatttttttcccctGATTCTTTatttgttactgctgctgcactccacatATTTGTCTGCAGttaaagttgagaaagcctcattaagggagcccaaaagtggggatgcgaaAGCACCATTGCATTCCCCTTTCCAGCACCTATGCAGTAGAGGAGTCATCACAAAATAGGTTTTGGACTCACTGCCAGTTAGGTTGCCCTTTGGCACCAAATCAGCTTTTTTCCATATGGGTTCCAATTCAGTGTTCTCAAATCTTGTCAGCTTTCTGACAAGTAACATGAAATGATTACGTTTTGCATGCTTTCCTTGAGGGTCAAGATGGCAGTAGCTTGATGTGGTAACCATTTGTTTGGGGCACAGTACCTCTGGCAGCTAGAGACAACTTAATTGGCCTAGTTTGGCAGGGCAGTGGAGACCATGGCTGGCCTGGCATGAGAGGTGGGaattgacccaggccagactcgaacccggcTCCCCTGGCTACTgttctactactgctgctgctactactactactaataataataacaataatgatcaTAATGATCATAATGATAAGGAaacataataatgatgattatgataattataaaaacaatgtgtgtgtgctagatATCTGTGAACTATGGAGGGAGCGTGGTCAAAAGAGAGGCAGGCTTCTGTCGACTGGTTCTCTCGGCATCAGCTGTCTTACATTCTGCAAACTGGAGTCATCCCAGAATGGTTCCACGGCATCATAACACGAAAGTAAACACTTTTTGATTACCGGCGTGTTTCTTTTGTCGCAAATAATGTTCTGATATACTAGATTTAAAACGGTGGAATTATCTCTGTGAATTTCAAAGGGCTGCAGAGGACCTCCTGACTCCCAAGCCACCAGGGTACTTCCTAATCAGGGTTAGTGAGAGCAGAATAGGATACACCTTATCATACCGGTGAGTCCACGCTGTCTTTGCAAGGAAGCACTACCTTAACGCCTTCAATGCATtcttattctattgtattctattgcaTTGTATTACTTTTGCTGGTGATGAAGGATTGCACAAGAATGATTTGAAAACGGAGATAAATTATGTTTAAGGAATAATCAAAATATTATATAATGTAACAAACAAGCGCTACATTGTATAAAAGCCAAACAAAGGTACACCCAAAATATTCACATTTGTCTGTGTataatgtgttgttttgtgtttgtcgAATGGTATGTTGAATTTGTTTGCCAAACCAGTTTTGGCCTTATCTTATTCTGACTTGCACTTTCAGAGCTCATGATCGTTGTCGGCACTTCATGATTGACGTTCTGCAAGACAATCACTACTTGGTGGTGGGAGAGAGTGTTCGACACAGGTCTTTACAAGACTTGGTGGCCTATCACCGCAGGATTCCTATTCTACCTTTCAACGAATTAATAACCGTCGCCTGTGGCCAGGTAGGACTGCAGTCTGTGCACTGCATATTCCTTTTTCCAATAGATGCCAGCGGTGACCTACAATAAGTTCCAGTCCAGTATCTAGAATTTGTTATTTTAGCCTGTAGTGAAGGGAAGTAGAGTCCCCCCCACCCAGTTTCGAACCCGGTCCTTCAGGGTAAGCAAATGTGCTCTGGCCGCTTAAGAGTCAGGCTCATCGCCATGACAGGAATAGAACACTGACAACCATGATCACACCATCACACAAAGCGCACCTGTCAACCTGTCACCGCTGCAGCAAAGAGCGAGGCTCATTGGCATAATAGTCAGAGCAcactcacaaccctagtgataATGATAATCACACAGCAATTCACCAATTTATTCTAAAGAGCTCTTCAGTTAAATGTCCACTGTAGTGCCGTAGATCTACAAAGTAGCAAGGTAAAAAAAAGAGTCTCTCATGGTATACTTCATTTTGGATGGAGGGCCTGGCCACCCTGATAGCAAACTTATCTGGCTCAATGTTGGGCCAATACTTGTcatctgggccgctgacagctttggccgggcccaggacaaattcatctgaaagggccccctagctcaatacatacaatgtaataaggacccaattctgggccccatctctccctgggctcgggacaactgtcccctttgtcctcccctgttggcacccctgcttgtcatcatcatcaatgaCCATCATgttcaaaaaaacattccatccTTGACATCTTGCCAATGCCTGCCTCAGGGCCAGTTTTACGaataagcaaactaggcaattcaAGGGCCCCACAAAAAATATCTTTGGAGGGGGCCCCAGCACCCAGACCTGCCATGGAAAATACCAGCAAAGATAATTAAAAAGGGCTCCATGTCTATATTTCGCCCAGGGTCCTGAAATCGATAGAGCCACTGCTGGCCTGACTACATACTATTCAATACTATTTAAGTGTAATAACTAACTAAACATAATCCCAACATATCCTCACAGTTGTACTCCCCTTTTTTATAGGCGTCAAAGGACACCGTTGACTATGCTGAGCTGATCCTCCCTAAAACTACTCACTGCCCAAATGGCTCCAGTGGAGGACCACCAACAATTGCTCCAAGaagtgctcctcctcctcctcgggagTGCATTGTCCCTCCAGCAGCAACTGAGGAGATCCCTCCGGCACTTCCCTACCGGTCAACCAAAGTGGACAATAACGCCTCAGATCAGAGTATGAATGTATCTCCTCCAGTACCTGAAGGATGTTCCTCTCCTCGACTGTACCCGTGTCTTGAGGCTGAACTGGGGGCACTCACTGCCCAAAATGTGGTATGGATCTTTTCATTTTAATTCACGTCATGTGTTTTTCATATTTGCGAATATTAATAACAGATATTATTAATAACATTATTAATAGTTAATTAGTTTTGATCTTATGCATTACTGAAGATTGCCTTAGTACAGGAGATAAGTGATAAAAAGTTGTGTGGAGGTGGAATCTGAAATCCTGTGGTACTAAAAGCTCAGTCAGTCAGGAAGCACACATCAGTTATGTCACTATCTGACATGCCATGTCATTTTTCAGATGTCAATGCCAGTGCCATTACCATTGCCAAGGAAGATGCGCTCAGGCAACTCCGCACCACAAGTGGACCCCCACGCCCCAGAGCTGCCCCCTCGAGTCACTATCGCAGCCAGGAAGGAGCAACCGTGCCCCAAGACCAATGGACTACAAGAGCCCAAGGCAGGATGCAACGGAGCGGGGCCCATGATGACCCATCCTGGTTCAGACCCATCATCAAACACTAAACCCCAAGAAGCCAAATCTGGTATCAACCTTACACACCTCAAGAAGAAGTTTCAGAAGATGCGATCGTGTTCGGAAGAGCACACGTACGCAGAGATCAGCGAAATAAACAGAGAGAGGCAACAAGTCTCCGGGTTTGGAAACACAGATGGAGGTAGCAACAAGGCCTCGGAAAATGAATACGAGGAGCTGCCGGAGCCTTCTGACAAAAAGCCTGCACCCAAACCGAGCATCTCGTCCGACGCTGGTGTCACATTGAGCCAGCAGTCAATGCCGTCAGAGTACCTGCCACCTCCACCTTTTGCCCCAGGATATTAACCAGGAAGATATTTGCAAGCTTTGCATGTGGTTAACTCGGGCTGTTATACGGGTGTTTTAAGAAGAcatatctcacacacaaactacatatctttttttttttttttttaagattttattTGGGCtgtatttatgatagtacagtgacaGAGGGTtaggaaacaagtggggagagagggactgggaatgacccaggccagaatcggacccgggtcaccggcatagtaacctagtgccctaccgttaggccacagtagggccacaAACAACATAACTTATGTACAAACACTGACACTGTTATATAGATAGTGGCATGCTgggaataggcctacattttgacacCTAAAGAGATAGCCTATGTTTACTTTGCATAAAGGAACTACAGACTACAGTGCTTCCTCAATATACCGGTAGTAAAAGTCCGGCTGCTATAAGCCTGTTCAGGTTTTTCAGGTTTACACCCGACCTCCTGAATGTCAAGCCTTATCATATGTTGAGAGCTCTTTTTTTTCATACACGCGCCTCTATTTTAGGTTGCCTACCTTGATAAGATGATAATGAATTGACTATATTATGAGCAATTCTAATATGAATCTCTGTTTGGCAAATAAATTCATGATGATGTAATTAATTAACAATTATGATGTAATTCATATTTATTTAAGGATGAATAAATTATAGCAGAGAATAAAACGTTTTTAGTTCTACAAACTCTGTAATGATTAATTTAATAATTGTGTGGGTGTGATTAAACTGCAGGCTAAAAAATAACCCCTTTGTGCATGGTAATTCACTCAAGAATGAACAATGAATAAGCCTATCCATCCTACCTCAAGGCAAGTCAAGTGTATGCTACTTCATTgacactaaccacacacacacacacacacacacacactaaaatacataCAGGGCAGTAAAAAATATAGGTCTACTCATACATTAATTCACATTCTTTTTCACATTCACTCAAACCTTCAAGCaaaccaaatgactttgtcaaAAGCATTCCAGATGGGACCTAACGCCAAAGAAGTCTTGTAAAATTAACTGTGGGTAAACATATTGCGTTATAGggctaaagaagaaaaaaaaacctgccgcATGACATCATCACACAACCACTGGCAAAGTTAGCATGTCATAGCAAGCCCGTAAGTAAGCAAGGGTTAGCTTATCTGGCTGGCTGTGACAAGTGGAAATTACTGCTGCCAATAGCTTCTCGTCCAGGCGACTCTCGGAAGTGCATTCCGCATCAAGAATCTTGTAAAATAAGCAACTTTAAGTTGGTGTTTGCTCAATTGTTCTTCACCTGAAAACTTCAGGCAGTGTTGACAGGCTAGCAAGAAAACCATGTCTTTCATACCCGGTGAACCAGTTACTGCTGTTGTGGTAAGTCACGTTAGCATGTTTTATAACAGACCTCACAACACAATTACGTTTACCTTTTATGTTTGAGCTTGAATAAGTTCTCAGTTGAATGAAATTATAGTCTGCATTCTGCATTCTGTTAACAACTTGGGTAGGCATGCATAAATATGTAGGATAACGTTGTTAGGTCCTCTCAACTTGCTAGCCAATTGGTATTCAGGTGACTATATTATTTGGCAACATGATTCATTGTCGGGCAGATTTTCAAGTTCCAAAAAGCCCTTACGTTTGGGTGGAATAAGCATGAAAAGTTCACGATATGTACAGTTCCATTTACAGTACTGCGGTACTTCTAGTTAGCAGCACTGCCAGAATGAAAAAGAGGTGTGGTAAACCTCACAGTTTCGGTGGGACGTTTAACAAAGTTGCGCTTTAGAACCTTTCAGATACAATGTAGCGATTACCGCAGTACTGGCTACTAAGTGTTCAAGTGACCCTCAGTCAGCTGTCTTTGTATTTTGCAGCAACGAATCGAAATACAGAAACTGCGGCAGGGGGAAAACCTGATTTTGGGCTTCAGCATTGGAGGTGGGATAGATCAGGATCCAGGACAGAATCCCTTTTCGGAGGACAAGACTGACAAGGTAAAATACTGTAGGTTTCAGGTTTCTGTCCTGTGCATGCGGACTGTTCTGAATTAAATATCACACTGCTGGCATTCCAAACTGGGTGTGTAATTGCGAATGAGCTGGATGCGGATGTTGTCTCCCCCATTAATGTAGCATACGTGGGACATAGGGTTTGGTTACTTGGGACGTAGCATTATGGCCGGGTTTTACTATGCTGTTttctggggtgggtgggtgtttggatGGGATGGGACGGGTACGTGTATTTAGTTTTGCAcgtacatttttttaaacatatatTGCTGTTGTAGAAACGTCCTAACCTATGCATAGTAACATGAACTTCCTACAGTTCTGCTTTGTCTTCGTGAGGACTCCACCCTGTGATAACTAATCGATGACACATTCGAGTAGGATCGGCCAAGTAGTTAAAGGCACCACAGACTATTGTCTGGAAAGTACAAAAGCCCCTTTCTTTGTCAGCAGTCTGGGTCATAGTCACTTATTTTGTCTCCTCTTCAGGGTATCTATGTGACAAGAGTGACGCCGGGAGGACCAGCTGAAGTGGCAGACCTGAGGATGGGGGACAAAATAATGCAGGTACCTGGGCAGCACCATGATTATTTAGATCCAGTCCACGACCCACAGAGTCCTACTCTGAATACATGTTCTCGGGCCTTAATTCAATATAACCTTTTGGGAGGGATTGTTTTTTTGGATTTCATATGCATTCTGTGTTGCGTTTGGGATGAACCCACAGCAACCAATGACTTGTTCTGCAGAGGACGCAGTTTGTCCACCAGATGCTGCTGTTTACCATCTTTCATGATCAGACTGGAAAGCATTCGTCAACTGCTCAACACAGCTGCATATTACAATGTGAAATGATCGTATCTACCGTACTATGAAACCCACTTTTAACCCGTTTCAGAAAATCAAGGGTGAATCCTTATTGCAACTGTTCGTGCTGATGTAACTTAACAGTGCCTTCTAtgttcttacagtttttctcgattgcttacacacaatttctggtacttcacacacaattctcggaacatctcacccatttcccaactcccctaaccaatgttactgaacactaaacacaattccttctttacactcccatttcagttttaaaacacactcttttcaaaccactacacacaattctctggattacacacaattttcatgaagaaaaaccctggatGTCGCATTGAACATActatcattcaaaatactaaaatcaaatgccatactaagttcacttcctcatcacatgggcaaactctctttataccggtttacaatctgaaatcatcaccccataaggacacacatcgcatgtcatattgatgaaaaatgagtggatgcaaggagaaaacacatttgtttagttttttaactcaaaaatatgttatacaagacatcactttcatgtggttacccaatattttacaataaattagtgcatttttttaaatgtcagaaaaatatgtaaaatatatacacatctgtgtactccaagtctaaaaacaatatttcagtattttactacagaaaaataccctctttagtaagtagaacactgaagaaaataagtttctactgtgtttcaagttgagtatagagttttaccttgtgcatattagtgttcaatggttcacataagagtgtattaaaatgactgcttgtgtgtgtcattttagaacaaaatgacctttttagaagagagtacattgttttgagacaagacgtgcatttttcagaggtagtgaggagttttgcccgttgtgtgtgaggtttggagatttgtgtgtagagttttgagaattccgaaaaatgtgtgtaagcaatcgagaaaaactgtaagttgaACCAACCAAACAAAGCATCAGTGCAGAATGTCATTTGATTACAAGATTTCAGACCACTTATAAAAAGAGTGATTCATTCAAAGTTAATTGTTTCAATCATTGTATTATCTGTCTTGTACAACAGGTCAATGGCTGGGATATGACCATGGTGACTCACGACCAAGCCCGCAAAAGGCTGACCAAGAAGAACGAGGACGTTGTGCGACTACTGGTGACCAGGCAGGGACTGGAGAGCGCTGTGCGGAACGCCAGGATGTAATATAGATGGATGATTCCAACGCAGAATCATTCCAAGGACCATCATACTCACACAGCCAAACAACCACTACAACCACTTGCAATCAGATGTATGAACTATTTGGTTTAAAGGTGATTCCCCCTCCCCTGTTTTACCAGAAGGACGCAAGCATGAGTGATGTGCTTCAAACATTCAAGTAGACTGATGCTTTGAACAACTGTTAAACTGCCAAAGTGGAAAGTCACAAAACAGCTTGTACCATCTTAAGGGGCTACTTGCGGTCcttttgttttttatatatatatctgtgtgtgtgtgtttgtgtgattactTACACATTCTAATATTTTTGATAATTTTCATTGAATAACACTACTTCAAGATTTGTTCAAAAcgcatgctttaaaaaaaatcatacactTAATACATCATATATTTTTCATTTGCTCTTTTCCCAGAGttgatcgtttttttttttaattccctgCTCAGTATTGTTTTCAGCTCTTGTGTCTTTGCGTACAGTATACACTAGGAATGCAAAtagtatttttaaaaatgttatgcCTAATTACCGGTGTGTGACCTTAATATCTTAGTGATTGTCTTTCTGGGTGACCACGAACTCACCCAAAATCCACTTCAGAAAGTATAAAGCCCTTTTTTTATTACTTTAGTCTTTGTCCTTTTCACAGCTTAAAGAAGATTAGACCGTGGATTCCCACTGTCAATAGTCACTTGCTATAATGTGTAAAGAGAAGGTCACATAAGGACGAATAACAaatccatttggcatttttttaaaaacattagcAGA
This is a stretch of genomic DNA from Engraulis encrasicolus isolate BLACKSEA-1 chromosome 6, IST_EnEncr_1.0, whole genome shotgun sequence. It encodes these proteins:
- the hsh2d gene encoding hematopoietic SH2 domain-containing protein homolog, translated to MEGAWSKERQASVDWFSRHQLSYILQTGVIPEWFHGIITRKAAEDLLTPKPPGYFLIRVSESRIGYTLSYRAHDRCRHFMIDVLQDNHYLVVGESVRHRSLQDLVAYHRRIPILPFNELITVACGQASKDTVDYAELILPKTTHCPNGSSGGPPTIAPRSAPPPPRECIVPPAATEEIPPALPYRSTKVDNNASDQSMNVSPPVPEGCSSPRLYPCLEAELGALTAQNVMSMPVPLPLPRKMRSGNSAPQVDPHAPELPPRVTIAARKEQPCPKTNGLQEPKAGCNGAGPMMTHPGSDPSSNTKPQEAKSGINLTHLKKKFQKMRSCSEEHTYAEISEINRERQQVSGFGNTDGGSNKASENEYEELPEPSDKKPAPKPSISSDAGVTLSQQSMPSEYLPPPPFAPGY
- the tax1bp3 gene encoding tax1-binding protein 3, with translation MSFIPGEPVTAVVQRIEIQKLRQGENLILGFSIGGGIDQDPGQNPFSEDKTDKGIYVTRVTPGGPAEVADLRMGDKIMQVNGWDMTMVTHDQARKRLTKKNEDVVRLLVTRQGLESAVRNARM